Proteins encoded by one window of Mus musculus strain C57BL/6J chromosome 10, GRCm38.p6 C57BL/6J:
- the Tspan31 gene encoding tetraspanin-31 isoform X1 encodes MIILGLVFIFQFGISCSCLAINRNTQADVINASWSVLSNSTRHELERSFDCCGLFNLTTLRLQDDTSCSAVCKTKSSTCQMCGERFLKHSDKALKILGGVGLFFSFTEILGVWLAMRFRNQKDPRANPSAFL; translated from the exons ATGATCatcctaggtttggtcttcatcTTCCAGTTTGGAATCTCTTGCTCATGTCTGGCTATTAACAGAAACACACAG GCAGATGTCATCAATGCTTCGTGGTCGGTCTTGAGCAACAGTACCCGGCATGAACTGGAGAGAAGTTTTGACTGCTGTGGCTTGTTCAACCTTACAACCCTGCGCCTACAAGATGATACTTCCTGTAGTGCG GTGTGCAAAACTAAGAGCTCTACATGCCAGATGTGTGGGGAGAGGTTCCTTAAACATTCAGACAAAGCCCTCAAGATCCTAGGAGGTGTTGGGCTCTTCTTTAGTTTCACAGAG ATCCTTGGTGTTTGGCTAGCAATGAGATTCCGGAATCAAAAGGACCCTCGAGCCAACCCCAGTGCCTTCCTATGA
- the Tspan31 gene encoding tetraspanin-31, translating into MVCGGFACSRNALCALNVVYMLVGFLLIGVAAWGKGLGVVSSIHIIGGVIAVGVFLLLIAVAGLVGAANHHQVLLFFYMIILGLVFIFQFGISCSCLAINRNTQADVINASWSVLSNSTRHELERSFDCCGLFNLTTLRLQDDTSCSAVCKTKSSTCQMCGERFLKHSDKALKILGGVGLFFSFTEILGVWLAMRFRNQKDPRANPSAFL; encoded by the exons ATGGTTTGCGGCGGATTTGCCTGTTCCAGGAATGCGCTGTGCGCTCTCAACGTGGTTTATATG CTTGTGGGCTTTTTGCTCATTGGCGTGGCTGCCTGGGGCAAGGGCCTCGGTGTGGTGTCTAGCATTCACATCATTGGAGGAGTCATTGCTGTGGGagtcttccttctcctcatcGCGGTGGCAGGACTGGTGGGCGCCGCGAACCACCATCAAGTGCTGCTCTTCTTT TATATGATCatcctaggtttggtcttcatcTTCCAGTTTGGAATCTCTTGCTCATGTCTGGCTATTAACAGAAACACACAG GCAGATGTCATCAATGCTTCGTGGTCGGTCTTGAGCAACAGTACCCGGCATGAACTGGAGAGAAGTTTTGACTGCTGTGGCTTGTTCAACCTTACAACCCTGCGCCTACAAGATGATACTTCCTGTAGTGCG GTGTGCAAAACTAAGAGCTCTACATGCCAGATGTGTGGGGAGAGGTTCCTTAAACATTCAGACAAAGCCCTCAAGATCCTAGGAGGTGTTGGGCTCTTCTTTAGTTTCACAGAG ATCCTTGGTGTTTGGCTAGCAATGAGATTCCGGAATCAAAAGGACCCTCGAGCCAACCCCAGTGCCTTCCTATGA